Within Labrus bergylta chromosome 18, fLabBer1.1, whole genome shotgun sequence, the genomic segment TAATCAGTATTTTTGACATCATAATGAAAACTGAACAAAGAGTCATTGGTTAGGACATTCAAGTCACaagttaacacggtcactctttAAAGCCTAACACCGGGTGGTCAAATTGTGGTGAGAGtcaaaaaacaatcatttcataaacttagaaaaataaagattctGTCAACAGATGAATCTTTATTATTAACGCCAACTGCAGTTTAGAAAACGAGCAGGAGTCTTACTATGTGAAGCTTATTgtcttgtgaaatgtttttatctaCCTTTACTTTAATTCCAGTTTGACAGGATTACTACTGTACCTTAAATGATAATCACATTGTTTATCACCATCACATGAATCACCTGCTGCTCGCCTCCCTTCAGGAGTGACCGATGACGTGGTGGTGAGTGACAACAAGGAGTTAGGACACAAAGGAGAAATGGCTAATTGGTGAGTGTTTCAGCCTTTTTCAAGCTGCAGATATGCTCTTAGTAATTGTTTAACtggatataaataaatattatgcTATTGTTGAAGCATTTTATTGAGCAATTTAAAAGAGATACAgtacaggtcaaaggtcacattatgtaaaatacacttcatgTGTTTCTAATCTGTTGAATGTGACACGTTTCACTGTCACTGTTTCCTCTCAGCATCTACAGCTCTCTAAAATGTCGCGGCTGTCGCTCTCCTGTTGGGAAAGTCATCCACTCATCGCCGTCCCGTTTGGCCTCGATCCGCTCCATCTTTCTGCTTTACAAATCAAACGTCAGCTGGTAAGCGCCGCAGCGTCTGTGAGCACACGAGCGGGTCGACTTGTTGTGTACTTACAGGTTTACTGATGTCTGAGGAGGCGAGACAAACAAGCGCCTTTGATTTATCTTTAGAGGACAAACATGCACTTTGTGTTCAAAAGACTAAATACACGTTTCTGTaattctcttcattctgttGGAAAGACGTCTCtcttgtttctctctgcagctacaTCCTCACCAGCAGCTCCATGGTGAACGCGTCAATGCTTACATTTGATCTGAGGGGCTTCACACACAGCATGACTGAGGTGAGACACTTTTAATGTGCGTCTTTTTATGCATTACTTacctcctgagacccccccccccccccccctctcgaTAGCCCCTAGTTGGTCTTTCTGGAGTTTGCACTTTGAGCATAAAAGCTGCAGAATGATTCAGATGTTTTCTGACATGTTCAGAAGCTCAAGTCCTTTAGAGGAATActgaataaagaagaaaaacctTCCTGAATCAACGTGCTTTGGTTGTAAAGTGACTGTGTCTTCTCTGTGCAGGTCAGGCAGCAGTTTGAAGCTCAGCTGGATCAGATGTCTCTCATTAAGAGCAGACTGGCTGACAGGAGCGTCAACAGTCTGCTGTCAGTCAGTCGAAGCTGAACGTACATGTTAGTGTGaattatttttctgcttttgcaTTTTTATGAAATTAATTTTAGTTTTGCAGAATTTGTcatctttgtcctttttgtcctttttctgaCGTGTTGATCGCTCCCTGCAGGTGAAATGTGGGAACGATGCTGCAGGGAAAACAAAACtccttgtttttattctcaagtaataaaaaaacGTACATGTTtatctctctttgtttgtgattcattattgttaataaagtttgaaTAAATGATACAGCTACATAACCCACAATCGTTTcatttatccagctctgcatgggtctgtaaacctttctgtgttctaacctctctccatttttcaaaagcatctccaatattgatcctagtttgagcacgtttctgctcgtggagcttattagaaacatgcagaggctttttaggtcgggtacaatcacttctatctgaaccacttctcttgaccgcttccatctctgcaacaagattattttttggggggactTAAGGTGCTCAGAAAAAATCACTCCAAATTAAAATCCAGATTAAAAAGATGGGTTTTAATGTGCTTTTAAAAGCACACAGAGAGCTCTCTCCCcacagtcagcctcaagtggacactcaaggaactgcagtttgtttgcaCGTCCACATTCACTTCATTCTTCAACCCCGGAGGTCGCTGCTTGGATAAGTTTAGATCGTCCGTTGGTGCGGCTGCACGGAGACGCTTCATTGTCAGGAAAAACACGCAGCCATCGTATTGGCACCATGCTGCATTTTATTGCTGAATTTCTGatacagatttcttttttttttgttaataataCAAAACCAGACAAGAGGCTCACACATAATAAGCATGCCCATTTCCTCCCTGTGGAGTGCATAGTTTCTACACAGCCCTCCTCCTGCGTGGAGAAGTGGATCCATTAACCTACGCTgctgctttattttaaacacgGGAACAGAAGGTGTTCTCAGCTGCACCGCCGTGGTCATGACTCgacaacaaagagagagagcgctgaAACACTCTGACGTCTCTCCGTcgagtcttctttttttttggtgcgtTAAACCACGGCTGATGATCAAAGCTACGTCGACGTGCTCGCCGTTCCCCGATTGGTCACAGAACATCTGATAATGAACATCTCGTTAGCCTACTCACTCGTTCACATTACAAAGTTGGATTATTGCATGCAATACAAATCATTCATTACTCTGCTAGAAGTCATGCATATTTTTAAACCCAAAGATCCATTAGACGCCTACTCGTTTAGAAACGGATAattaacccccccccacacggcgtTTCAGGGGGTTTAAGGACACAGTGTTCAAGACAGGATGGAGTGATGAGGATGAGTcagaaccacagactgtatgaaGAATGGACAGCAAGACACGGCgcc encodes:
- the oip5 gene encoding protein Mis18-beta — its product is MMEFDGSVLVKCSRDVKLHQTLEDTQRMTLHCQDCHTVLGDSLSVCGDIKCLDSILCLRVTDDVVVSDNKELGHKGEMANCIYSSLKCRGCRSPVGKVIHSSPSRLASIRSIFLLYKSNVSCYILTSSSMVNASMLTFDLRGFTHSMTEVRQQFEAQLDQMSLIKSRLADRSVNSLLSVSRS